From the Colletotrichum lupini chromosome 1, complete sequence genome, the window GATGTCTGGAAACTGGTACTGTTGGGATATAGTCGTGGGGCAGCTGCTAAGACGTTGGCACTTGTGTGTTTCGCGGGCTCGGAATCATGAGTAGAATGCTGCCTCGCTCTTCTAGGGATGAGAGACACTCTTGCAGACGAAAGCCTTGCGAGGTGAGGATGAAAAGTACTGTTGATGTCGTGTAGAGACGTCACCACAAAACAACTTGCCTTGCGTCGTGCCTCTTGATTCTTGAATTGCGGCCACGGTTTTTGAGGGCAACTCTCCGTCAGACCGAAGGTATGAGCTTGATCATCTTCGCTGACTTCTCAATTTCTTTGGCCTGGTGTACATGGCCGTAACATCGACTACAGAGCTCCATCTCGCGGGTTCCTTGCAGTAAGCTGTCTCCGACCTCCATGATGTGATTTGCGAATACCGAGTTGTCACCCTGTAGTGGAACTGGCCGCCACCACTGCTCAAATCTAATTTTTGTTGGATATTATCCTTTCCCTCTGGCTTCAACCGAACTCAACATCTTCGCCAGCCTCGTTGGGTGTTTCGAACAGCTTTGAGATCCTCTCAATTTAGTTTCGGCTTCCAAGGGCTCGGACAGATAGAGCAGCTAAGACCGCATCACCTGTCTCCTTTCTAGTCTTCTAGGCCATAAATGGATTGACTTCATGCGATAATCAATGTTCTTGACAAACAGCTTGGTGCCCCCCTCAATCAGATATGGTCTTGAGTATAATATACAAGCAGGCACGCTTACCTCTTGGGTCTTATCTAAGGAAGGACTTCGTCGTGCGTTGGTTCCTTGCTCCATCAGATTAAGAGACACTTGGGTGGAAGACGTCCATCATGTGTAGCGTGCACGGCAGACCTGGCCAGTCAGAACGTCTATGTGTCTGGTTAGGGTGCATGGTACTATTGCCATGATCAAGGCCATTATCAAGGCATAGGCCCCTCTCACGGGTATTCGCCTGTGATACACCACAGAAAGAGAATGAAGGGCTCGAGGCAGACTAAAAGCAGTAGTGTGTAGTAGCCGAACGATAGAAGTCATGCACTAGGCTCATCAACAGATAATCTCCAGAGATACATGAGGATATCCATCTTGTTAGGGCGTTCACGTGTGTCCTTGAATCCAACTCCACTCGGTGGAGCCACACTTGGTTTTGAAGACCCCGAAGACAGATATCTGGATAATTGAGTTCCTCCTCGTTGAATGACTCTATTGGCGATGGACAATCTTCTCCATTGGCGTGCGTCCGTAAGTCGGCTGGGCTACGGGAGTAGAAGGGGACCAGTCATTCTGGGGCTAGGCGGAAGACGTTATTCTACTACCAATTCGATGGTCTATGAGTGAAGACCGAGGATGTATCTACGATGCTATTTTCGAACGTATACCAGTCAGATACATTCAGAAACGGAGGTCCTGTATGGCCTCGTCAGTGCAGTAGCATCTGAATTTGGATTTGGCTAACGTGACGATCTAGACAATGCCggaatttataaaacctcGGGCTAAGAAGCAGTAGCCAAGAATCAGTCTGCGGAATGAAGGGCGGCTGCTACGACAGCTTCAGGGCAAGTCAAGCTCAATCCTTGGCCGGATGGTACTCATGTCCACGTACTTGAGAATCCTAGGTCTTCGCGCAAACCGAAGCTGCATCGCTTTGAAGATAAAGGTCATGCGAAAAAGACAGATATAACAAGGCACGAGGCAAACGATAGACAACTTCAACGGGGAACGTGTAGTTGGATGTTAAACCTTTCTCATTGGCGAGGGGTATCTTGGTTCATCGATCTAAGTCAAAGCTAAATCCCGCTCCCTGACTCCAAGTGGCTGACCATGCAAGAGAGACCATCAAACAGTCTCGGCAACTTTTCCATTACATCACACCGAACCCTTTCATAATCTCAGAGACTATCTCCGTCTGCTACGCGTGGTGGCCGGCGCCGGCTCGAACGCATCCTCGTCCGAAATCTCATCATCGCTGATCTCGACAGCGGCTTGAGAGGCGGTAGCCTGCGAGAAGTTGAGCTTAGTCTGCCGGGTAGTCTTCGGAGCCGCACGTGCAGGCTGAGATCGCTTGCCCCGAGTAGTcggtggcggcggtggcggctCTTCAAAGTCGTCGTCCATCACTAcgtcctcttcctcggaTTCTTCCTCAAAGACGGGCTTCTTGCGACCTCGCGCGGGCGGCTTCTTGGCTGGAGCTTTCTTGGCTGGGGCTTTCTTTGCTGGGGCAGCTTTCGTAGCTCGAGTGGCTGTTGCTTTCTTTGCAAGTGCTTGACGGGCGGGGGGTTCGTCCTCGTCCATCAGGTCATCCTCATCGTCCTGGGTAGCAGTCCTTCGTGACTTGGCTGTAGGCTGAGCGACAGCCTCGGTCTCAACCACTCCAGGCTGATCCTCCCAGTGCCCATCAAGGTCGGAGTCCCACTCGTCTGGCTTCGGTTTGACAGTACGCCTGGAAGTCTTCTTCAGGGCTCCCTTGGAGAAAGCCTCTTCGAGCTTCGCCCGATACGCCTCCATTGCAATATCCAAGTCATCCTCATCGGAGTCAAGGTTAAGCATTTGCTTCACCTGGCCGGCCAAAGATTCGCTAACGAACTCCTCCATCGCATGCTTGTCGTCCTTGTTGACGAACTGGTTAACGGCATCGCCGAAGGGTGCCGTTGGCAGGATCTTCAGAGACTGGGCTGCGAGGAACTCCTGTACGAGGGCCTCCACTTTGATAGTGTCTAGACCTAGTGTTTCCTCGAGAGCCTCGGGAATGTCCGTGTCGTTAGTCCGTCCTGAGTTGCATTAGCCTCAGTGAACCACATTGCGGGTAACAGAATAGCTTACTTGTGGCACCAGCCTTCTTGCGGTGGAAGTACACGACATCATTGGTGTTTGCCACCTTGCCGATGAACCTATTTGAAAATCGCTGGGGATTCTCGCAGTCGTACTGACCACCCTCCGGAGCTGTATACTCCACTTTGAGGCGAATCAAGGGCAGTGGAggttcctcgtcgtcgttcTCCTGGACAGCGAACCACTCCTCATTCGCCTCTTGAATCATCTCGTCTACAACTACCATCAGTCTCTTGGTCAACTCCTGCCTGTTTTCCTTCTTCGTGTGCAGCCCCTTAAACCGCGCATCGGTCGATAATTGGATCTCTTTCGTAATGAATGGGCGTACGGTCTTCAATGGTAATTTCTCAACCTTGAACTCTCTGCCTGTGACGTTCAAAATCGCCACGTGCTTTGGCACCGCTTCACCAGGGACCAGAGATGTCGCTACCGAGGAGCCGGGTTGCATGACGTGGAAGCCGGTCTCCGGGTTCTGCTGAGGGTCAATCAAGCACTCGTGCTCATGGCCCCAGACTACAAGATCCATCCAGTCGGGTAGCACATTTTCGGGAAGATAGGATGTTGCAGTATGTGCGTGGTGGTTCTGATGTACAGTGAGCAGGTTGAACCAGTCTGACTGCTGGACACCTGGGCGGAACCACTTGACCTTGTGGTCCCTGAATGTTCGGAACATGCGCTCATCACGAACATTGCTCAAGCCGAATAGCGCAAGCTTGGTCTGACCCTTTTGTAGTAATACCGGCTTGGCTTCAATGTTGTCGGCCTCGGCAATGCGACCAAAGTAGTTGACCAGCCCAGCAACCTGGAGCAGGTCCAGGGAACAGAAGTGGCCCTCGCCGCTGGGATCATCGTGGTTGCCGTGGATCGAAAAGACGGGTATGGAGATGTTGATGTCGGGGTCTTCGTAGTTGACGTGAGGGAAGGCACCCTCAAAGACTTCGTTTGCATCGCTTAGGAACTCGAGCTCGCAGGGCTTCATGCCTAAGCAGTTCTTGCGAAGACTGCGCATGACCTGATACATGGACTTTCGGGAGGGCTTATTATCGTGAAAGAGGTCGCCGCCTAATAACACCATGTCGACCTGTGCTCCTTGTCAGCCGGCGAAGCACCACTTCGGGGCGAGGTATCTGCGTACATCTTGGCTCTTGGCGAGGATCAGAATCTCGTCGAACGTTTTCCAGCTATCGTCCTTGCGAATCGGGTCTCGCTCCTCGTAGCCGACATGGTTGTCTGTCGCAACCAAAATGCGGATAGTGTCCGCTTCTACACGTGTGTCAGAGCTGTTTGGCGGTATGTAGCCGGGGGGAGGGTGGGAGGGGGGGAAGGAAAGATTACCTGTAAAGTCGGGCATGATGTCGACCGGACCAATGGGTCAGTCCCAGGCCGACTCTAAGTAGTGGTGAGACTGGTCTATCGACCGAGAGTCTACTGTAGTATCGAGCAAGGTACTCAGGTAGCTGCTTGAATTGGAGAGAGGAGTTCAGTGGTGGGTGCTCGCCGTTGGCGTTGGGGTTTAAGTGGCCGTCGCGCGGCGCGCCTCTCCAACAGGCAGCGACGCGAAATCCCTAGCGCCACAGCTGCGCACTCACGTGGTGGAGGGGTCCTCCCGGCTGGCCCGTGCTTCTGTGGCTACAATTACCACCGGCACACACCTTGTCTGCCGAGTCCTCACCTCGATATCCGTACCTTCTCCGTACACCTTGGCCGGCGACGGTGAGGTGGTGAGATGAACCGGGCCGAGAATTAAGCTTACTCCGAGGGTTTTCTGCCCCTGGCCCGTTCCTGATCTTCATCCAATCTTTCCTTCTCACGACCGCGGACAATCCCGTGAGGCCAACTTTAACCGTCGTTCACATCAGTCTGAAAAGACTCTCGATGACTGACATTCATGAAATGGGCATCTTTACTCCTGCTACTAGACCTACTATTGCTTGGGAAGTGCTCTGGCTCTACCTGGCCTCCTTAGTGGCAGAGGAACAGCCAAAATCGGACAGGCTCAAGGGCAAAGCGCCTGAGGCGGCCTCTCGACCTCTCTTTGAGTACGTGCAAAGCCTGAAATGCTTGCTTGTAATCCAACTGGACTTTGTGCCGTAGCTTAGTTTCTTGAGGGAAACAAGAATACCGAATCGTCGAAACACGACCTGGTCGGCAGCCAGTCAGTATTCAGCGAGTCAAGATATGCATCCCTCGTGTGATCGCTCTCTCGTATCGAAAGCTCGAAGCTCTGGGATCCCATTTGCGGCGGACCCCTCCGTCATCACCATTCAAAAGCTTGGGGACGGTGAGGCCATGGTGCTGGGCCATCGGCAAGGAGGTGGTGGGCGAAGTTCTGCCGATCAATCAATTCTCGACTATTTCAGTTGCCCGTCCTGGCCATGCTTGCCAATAGTGCATTGACTTGGTAAAGCCAAGACTCTGGCTTTGTCTGTGCAACCCTACTCCGTACATAGATGCCCCGTTTCTTCTCAAAAGTCCCTCGACGAAAACAGAAGGTTGTTCTGACATCACATATCTCTTTGGCTTTGCTGTCTGCGAGGCAGATCGTCTTGGTGGA encodes:
- a CDS encoding DNA repair protein, producing the protein MPDFTGNLSFPPSHPPPGYIPPNSSDTRVEADTIRILVATDNHVGYEERDPIRKDDSWKTFDEILILAKSQDVDMVLLGGDLFHDNKPSRKSMYQVMRSLRKNCLGMKPCELEFLSDANEVFEGAFPHVNYEDPDINISIPVFSIHGNHDDPSGEGHFCSLDLLQVAGLVNYFGRIAEADNIEAKPVLLQKGQTKLALFGLSNVRDERMFRTFRDHKVKWFRPGVQQSDWFNLLTVHQNHHAHTATSYLPENVLPDWMDLVVWGHEHECLIDPQQNPETGFHVMQPGSSVATSLVPGEAVPKHVAILNVTGREFKVEKLPLKTVRPFITKEIQLSTDARFKGLHTKKENRQELTKRLMVVVDEMIQEANEEWFAVQENDDEEPPLPLIRLKVEYTAPEGGQYDCENPQRFSNRFIGKVANTNDVVYFHRKKAGATRRTNDTDIPEALEETLGLDTIKVEALVQEFLAAQSLKILPTAPFGDAVNQFVNKDDKHAMEEFVSESLAGQVKQMLNLDSDEDDLDIAMEAYRAKLEEAFSKGALKKTSRRTVKPKPDEWDSDLDGHWEDQPGVVETEAVAQPTAKSRRTATQDDEDDLMDEDEPPARQALAKKATATRATKAAPAKKAPAKKAPAKKPPARGRKKPVFEEESEEEDVVMDDDFEEPPPPPPTTRGKRSQPARAAPKTTRQTKLNFSQATASQAAVEISDDEISDEDAFEPAPATTRSRRR